Proteins encoded in a region of the Zea mays cultivar B73 chromosome 2, Zm-B73-REFERENCE-NAM-5.0, whole genome shotgun sequence genome:
- the LOC109944143 gene encoding protein MAIN-LIKE 1, translated as MFGFVLFPDATGDCASWMYIPCLTDWDTAGHYSWGSAVLSFLYRQLCEACRRTSSSSSIGGCVYLLQIWMWFRIPVGRPRVFQPRPWPWMIYGNERLRPTYAYIWDQVAAPFARAKRAYMEYVNEFDTLSASSVTWQPYNAPEYAGMIFSEVCSSEDELYMMQCPLICFWCVEWHLPHRVQRQFGRNQLWPVEDGPTSKELHK; from the exons ATGTTTGGTTTTGTCCTCTTCCCAGACGCCACAGGAGACTGCGCGTCCTGGATGTACATCCCATGTCTAACCGACTGGGATACAGCTGGACACTACAGTTGGGGCTCCGCTGTGCTTTCTTTTTTGTACCGGCAGCTTTGTGAGGCTTGCCGTCGTACGTCCTCCTCTTCGTCTATAGGCGGTTGCGTCTACCTCCTGCAGATATGGATGTG GTTTCGCATACCAGTTGGTCGACCACGTGTTTTCCAGCCTAGACCCTGGCCATGGATGATTTATGGAAATGAACGTCTTCGACCGACGTATGCTTATATTTGGGACCAAGTGGCAGCTCCTTTTGCCAGAGCTAAGAGGGCATACATGGAGTATGTTAACGAGTTTGACACCCTTTCTGCCTCTAGC gtcacATGGCAGCCATACAACGCACCTGAGTATGCTGGGATGATCTTTAGTGAAGTATGCAGCAGTGAAGATGAACTCTATATGATGCAATGTCCTTTGATCTGTTTCTGGTGTGTTGAGTGGCACCTACCTCACAGGGTTCAGAGACAGTTTGGTAGGAACCAGCTATGGCCGGTTGAAGATGGTCCTACTTCAAAGGAGCTACACAAGTAA